The following proteins are encoded in a genomic region of Coregonus clupeaformis isolate EN_2021a chromosome 14, ASM2061545v1, whole genome shotgun sequence:
- the LOC121580835 gene encoding protein FAM110B: MPTETLPLLADSKPTGPGAAFVSAVPLRILNKGPEYFRRQVEPNPKRLSAVERLEADKSKYVKSQEVINAKQEPVKPQLLAKPPVCPAVAKRGANGGGCGGAALKTFNNNSKSDTCATTSKRENLNLEILKNLLNSSGSASEGHAKSATLKPGARSWAPHCSTPTPTTDCTEPTSLRSVTESLKVPPPAPGRRSPQGGNLNLSRRLLEERGEGNRSPLHASHSSSDIRRLCNGKPLRAARSSSSSAPPLPPKPSPKVLAPLCDNAPQAPVREPSPAIPAEQLELELGSSLARRPSLHRSKSDLSDRYARAGADVERFFNYCGLDPEELESVGVESFARANSDIISLNFRSASMISSDCDQSRHSNEDMTDEEEDASERVPYGISAVERNARVIKWLYSIKQARESQKVSHV, from the coding sequence ATGCCCACCGAGACCCTGCCGCTGCTGGCAGATAGCAAACCCACTGGCCCCGGGGCGGCCTTTGTCTCCGCCGTCCCCCTGCGTATACTCAACAAGGGACCTGAGTACTTCCGGCGCCAGGTGGAGCCCAACCCTAAGCGGCTGAGCGCCGTGGAGCGGCTGGAGGCGGACAAGTCCAAGTACGTCAAGAGCCAGGAGGTCATCAACGCCAAGCAGGAGCCTGTCAAGCCCCAGCTGCTGGCCAAGCCGCCTGTCTGCCCCGCCGTGGCCAAGAGAGGGGCAAATGGGGGTGGTTGTGGTGGGGCGGCCCTCAAGACATTCAACAACAACTCCAAGTCGGACACGTGTGCCACCACCAGCAAACGGGAGAACCTTAACCTGGAGATCCTCAAGAACCTCCTGAACAGCTCCGGCTCGGCCTCTGAGGGCCACGCTAAGAGTGCTACTCTAAAGCCTGGGGCCAGAAGCTGGGCCCCCCACTGCTCCACCCCCACACCCACCACAGACTGCACTGAGCCCACCAGCCTCCGTTCCGTCACTGAGTCCCTCAAGGTGCctcccccagcacctggccgacGGAGCCCCCAGGGGGGTAACCTCAACCTCAGCCGCCGGCTGCTGGAGGAGCGGGGCGAGGGCAACCGCTCACCCCTCCACGCCTCCCACAGCTCCTCTGACATCCGCAGGCTGTGCAACGGTAAGCCTCTAAGGGCGGCCCGAAGCAGCAGCAGCTCCGCACCTCCCTTACCCCCCAAGCCCAGTCCCAAAGTCCTGGCCCCCCTCTGCGACAATGCCCCTCAGGCCCCTGTTAGGGAGCCCAGCCCTGCCATCCCAGCTGAGCAGTTGGAGCTAGAGCTGGGGAGCTCGTTGGCCCGCCGGCCCTCCCTGCACCGCTCCAAGTCGGACCTGAGCGACCGGTATGCGCGGGCCGGCGCCGACGTGGAACGCTTCTTTAACTACTGTGGGCTGGACCCCGAGGAGCTGGAGAGTGTGGGTGTGGAGAGCTTTGCCCGCGCCAACTCCGACATCATCTCCCTCAACTTCCGCAGCGCCAGCATGATCAGCTCGGACTGCGACCAATCACGGCACAGCAACGAAGACATGACGGACGAGGAGGAAGACGCGAGCGAACGCGTGCCGTACGGGATCTCTGCCGTGGAACGCAACGCCCGCGTCATCAAATGGCTCTACAGCATCAAACAGGCGCGCGAGTCGCAGAAAGTGTCTCATGTCTAA